DNA sequence from the Gammaproteobacteria bacterium genome:
GAATTCCACATGCAATTCACGCTGGACATGGGCCTGCACAAGACGCGGGCCCTGGTCGCGTGGGTCGACAAATCGCTGGGTCGCATTCGCGCGCGCCAGCAAACGCAAACCTGAAGGGGGCACTGAGATGGAAATGCTGTACACGTTGTTTCTCAAGACGCACATGGTTGCCGGATTGGCGGCACTGGCTGTCTTCTGGCTGCCGGCGCTGACGAAGAAAGGCAGCCCGGTTCATCGCAAGGCGGGAAAGTGGTTCGTGATCGCAATGACCATCGTGGCCATTACCGGTATTCCATTGACGGCGCGTGCCTACCTGCTGGGGCATTGGGTGAGCGCGACCTTCCTCGCGTACCTGCTGGTGATCACGATGACCGCGATTTCCACCGCATGGTTCTCACCGAAGCTGAAGCATGACCGGAACCGTTATTACGGCATGCCGTACAAGCTGCTTTCCGCGTTGAATGTGGCAGCAGGTGCCAGCGTGCTGTATCTCGGCATCGCCAATGACGTGATCCTGCTCACGCTGTTTTCGTCCATCGGAATCATTGCTGGTATCGACGGGCTGAGGCGAGCAAGGAAAAAAGATGAACTTTCCGCCAAATGGTGGCTGGAAGAACATCTTGCCGGCATGATCGGTGCCGGTATCGCAGCGCATGTTGCTTTCGGTGCGTTTGGCCTGCGCCAGGTCATGCCGCAGTACGGAGCCTTTGACGGCTTCGTTGGCATGTTGCCGTGGATCCTGCCGGTGGTGGTCGGCGTTGCGGCATCCATATATTCCACACGCAAGTACGCACCGAAGCAGAAACAACCGACCGCGTAAACGGGCCGGAATTCAGACAAGTACAACATTTCAAGGAGGAATGCATGATCGCAAGCATGTTGCTGGTGGCAGGGCTCGGATGCGCCGACCTGCCAGGCATGAACGAGGATTTCGACAGCGAAACCATTGACCGAGGAGCGCTGGCCGCGCTGGTTGAAGCCGAAAGCCCGTGTGCCGAGGCGCTTGCAGTGCAAGGTCGCCTTCATATGCAGGCTGGCGAAACCGATGCCGGCGTGGAGACATTCGAGCAACTTGTCGAGACACATGGCGAGCGTTCAATGTCTCATGCCTGGCTGGGACGAGCGCTGCTGAGCCGGGCAAGTCGTGACAGCTCGCTCTCCGATGCAAAGTCGGCGGTCCGGTCACTGGAAAAGGCCATCAAGCTGGATCCGATGAATTTCGAGGCGCGCGAAACACTGGCTTCGTTTCATCGCAATGCGCCCTGGATCGCGGGCGGTGACATGGACGTGGCGGAAGAGCAGGCCGAATTCATCATGCAGCATGACCGACGTCGTGGCATCGGCGTTGTCGTGAGCAATCTGGTCGCTGATGGCGATGAAGACGAGGCCATCGAACTGATGCAGGCCACGCTTGTGGAGCATCCGGAATGGGACGATATCGCCGTGCAGCTTGCGGTTGCCTGGCATGAAGAAAAAGAGTTCGCCAAGGCTCACGACTTGCTGGCCGATTATGCCGCAAAGCCTGAACCGCTGCCGATGGCTGTATACCAGCTTGGCAGGACGGCAGCACTGTCAGGGCAGTTCATCGATGACGGCCGCCGTGCCATGCAGCGTTATATCGCCATGGTCGAGGTCGATGATTCTCTTGGCGTTCCGGCAACGTCGGCTTACTGGCGATTGGGCAACATCGAGGAACACGCGGGTGATATCGAAGCGGCGAGAGCTGCTTATCGAAAAGCAGTCGAGCTTGAACCCGAAAACGAGGTGGCACGAAAAGCGCTCGCAGACCTGGACTGATCCAGGCTTCAACATGCATAAAAAAAGCCCGGCCAATGCCGGGCTTTTTCATGGGCGCAACAGCAATCAGGCTGCTGCGTGTTCCTTGGCACGCGGGCCTTCGAGCAGTGCGTGGCGCACGGCCTCGACGATCATGTCGACTTCGTCGGAGGTGATGTTGAAGTGCGGAGTGAAACGCAGCGAGTTTGCACCACCATGGATCACGCCCACGCCCTGCATGCGCATGTATTCCTCGGTGGAACCTTCGCCGTAGCACTTGTAGTTCGAGGCGAGTTCGCAGGAGAACAAGAGGCCCGTACCCTGGACGCCGGTGATGCGGCCATCGAGTTCACCCGCCAGCTTTTCCAGCTTCTCGACGAATTCCTTGCCCTTCGCCTGGATGTTTTCACGCATGGCCGGGGTAATGGCGCCCAGCATGGCGGTGCCGACATCCAGTGCACGCGGGTTGGCGGTCATGGTGTTGCCGTAGATGCCCTTGCGGTACAGCTCGGCAGCGCGCTGGTTCATTGCCAGCACGGACAGCGGATACTGGCCGGCATTCAGCGCCTTGGAGTAGGTCTCCATGTCCGGTGCTTCCAGGCCTTCGAAGCCGGGGTAGTCGACAATGGACAGGTAGCCGGTGGTGCGCAGGCCAGCCTGGATGGCATCCATCAGCAGCAGCGAGCCGTGCGCCTTGGTCAGTTCGCGCGCAGCGGCATAGAACTCCGGCGTCACGCCCATGCCCGGGTTGCCTTCACCCATCACCGGTTCCATGAACATGGTCTCGATGAACACATTGTTCGCTTCGGCTTCCTTGAAGACGCGCTTCAGGTCGTCGACGTCGTTCGGGATGACCGTCAGCAGGTCGTCCTTGCCACGGTAGCTGGCCAGGTGGCTGGCATAGGTCTTGCGGGTGGAGTGCGAGAACTGCGCCGGGCGGTCGGTACGGCCATGGAAGGCACCCGTCAGCGCGACCTTCTTGATGGTCTTGCCGGCATGCTTGCCGTTCGGGTCGGTCGCAAGCTTGGCGTTGACGTCCGAGATGCGGGCAGCAACCGTGACGGCTTCCGAACCGGAATTCATGCACAGGAACTTGTCGTAGGGGCAGCCGTCCTTGCGCTGGTTGCCGATTTCCTTGCGGATGGCCTGGGCGAAGCGCTTCTGGCTGAACGAGGCCGTCATGATGTTGGCCATGACGTGCGGCTGGTTCATCGCATTCAGGATGACCTGCGGCGCATGACCGAGACCCAGCATGCCGTAGCCGCCATTATCGTGCAGCACGGCACCCTTGAGGGTGACGATCCACGGGCCACGGGCGGCCAGCGGCACGTACGGGTTCACGACGTCGTCGTTGTAGAAATTGACGTAATCATCCTGCAGGGCGTGGACCTGGTCCCATTCGTCCTTGCCGATGAGGTCGGGGTATTCCTGGCGGACACATTCGAAGGCGCCATGCGCTTCCTCGACGGCCTGCGCCAGCAGGGGATCGTTCTTGCTGAAGCGCTCGATGACGTCGTCAGCCAGGCCCTTGGTGACGATTTCTCCGCCCTGGGCACGCAGTTCTTTGAGCATGTCCATCATTTTCATGAATAACACCCGTTCTTGTTTTCGAAATATTGAAAGCCGGCCGACATGCCTCGTGAGGATCCCGGCAGGGAGTAAAGTGTATTGATTGCCCGGTCACCCGCCGGCCCTGAGGGCCTTGATGGCGGGGCTTCACGCCCGGGAAACAGCCGCTGAGCTTACCATAAGGCCCGCTGTCGGAGCGAATCCGAGGCCCGCCGAAACCACAGGAAAGCGTCCAGAATCAGGCACATGGCCGTCAAGGGAGCCTGAACAACGTCTCCGCATTGCGGGTCGTCGCCGCCGCGACCGCCTCGACAGGCTGACCCATTTCCTCGGCCAGCCGCGCAACGATATGTGGCAGGTGCCTGGGCTCGTTCCGGCGACCCTTCGGCTTTTCGGGCAGGTCGCGGGGCAGCAGGTAGGGGGCGTCGGTTTCAACCATGACCCGGTCCAGCGGCAGGAATCTTGCCGCCTGTCGCAGGGCCTCGCCGCGCCGCTCGTCGCAGAGCCAGCCGGTGATGCCGACGTACATGCCGAGATCGAGGAGATCCCGCAGCTCGTCCGGACCATCGGTGAAGCAGTGCACCACCGCGCCATTGGCCATGGCGGCCGGTTCGTTTCGCAGGATGTCCAGCAAGTCCCGATGGGCCTCGCGCTGGTGAAGGAACAACGGCTTGCCGGTCTCCGCGGCGATGGAGAGCTGGCCTTCCAGGGCATTGACCTGCGCTTCGCGCGACGAGTAATTGCGGAAGAAGTCCAGTCCACATTCGCCAACGGCCACCACGTTGGCGGACGCAAGGAGTGCACGCAGCGCAGCAAGGGCTTCGCCGTCCAGTTCGCTGGCGTGATGCGGATGAATCCCTGCGGTCGCGAACCAGTCATTGCGGGCGGCCGCAAGCGCCTCGGCCTGCTGGCTGGCCTCGACCGTTGTTCCGGTGATGATGCAGCGCCGAACGCCGAGTTCGCTGGCTGCAGCCATCATCTCCTCGCGGTCGCTGTCGAAACTGTCGTGGGTCAGGTTGAGGCCGATATCGATCAAGTCCATGTGTTGCCCTTTAAATCGGGTTGCTGCGTCCCCATATCCTGCCATGAAGCAAAGCATTCTTCAGTCCTGCACAAGCAGGGAATCTTTGCGGTACGCTGTGTCTGCATGGATAATGAAATCGTGTCCAGAGGGGGGCACGAAGGAGCCAAGAGAATGAATGACCAGATCGATACCGACGAATTGAAAGAGAATCTCAAGTCCCAGGATACCTGGCTGCGCCTCGTATTCATCGTGCTGTACGGTGCCATCCTGTGGGCCACTTCGGTGGTGCTCGGCCTTGTAGTGGTATTCCAGTTCCTGATGATGCTGTTCACGCGGCATACCCAGGAGAGCCTGGTGTCCTTCGGTGCCAGCCTGGCGGAATTCGTGCGCCAGATCGTGGCCTACCTGACCTTCAACACGGAGGAAAAGCCGTTTCCTTTCGGTGACTGGCCGGCCGGCAACAAGCCGGCGGCAAAGAAGAAGGCAGCTGCGAAGAAGAAGACCAGCTGAGGTTCTTGCCTGAACGAAAAAGCCCCGCAAGGCGGGGCTTTTTTTATGCTTGCTGGCGCCAGTCAGTCTTCGCGCCACTTGAAGGCGAGCGAGCCCAGGCCAAGGAAGACGGCCGTCATGCCAAGCAATACCGCGATGTTGACGGTCACCTCCGCAAGGCCGCCGCCATCGATCATCACCGTGCGGGCGGCTTCCAGCATGTGGGTCAGCGGAAAGATGTAGGACGCGAACTGCACGATCTCCGGGCTGCCCTCCAGCGAAAACCAGACGCCGGACAGCACCATCATCGGCCAGGTCACCAGGTTCAGCAGGCCACCGG
Encoded proteins:
- a CDS encoding tetratricopeptide repeat protein; this encodes MIASMLLVAGLGCADLPGMNEDFDSETIDRGALAALVEAESPCAEALAVQGRLHMQAGETDAGVETFEQLVETHGERSMSHAWLGRALLSRASRDSSLSDAKSAVRSLEKAIKLDPMNFEARETLASFHRNAPWIAGGDMDVAEEQAEFIMQHDRRRGIGVVVSNLVADGDEDEAIELMQATLVEHPEWDDIAVQLAVAWHEEKEFAKAHDLLADYAAKPEPLPMAVYQLGRTAALSGQFIDDGRRAMQRYIAMVEVDDSLGVPATSAYWRLGNIEEHAGDIEAARAAYRKAVELEPENEVARKALADLD
- a CDS encoding aminotransferase class III-fold pyridoxal phosphate-dependent enzyme translates to MKMMDMLKELRAQGGEIVTKGLADDVIERFSKNDPLLAQAVEEAHGAFECVRQEYPDLIGKDEWDQVHALQDDYVNFYNDDVVNPYVPLAARGPWIVTLKGAVLHDNGGYGMLGLGHAPQVILNAMNQPHVMANIMTASFSQKRFAQAIRKEIGNQRKDGCPYDKFLCMNSGSEAVTVAARISDVNAKLATDPNGKHAGKTIKKVALTGAFHGRTDRPAQFSHSTRKTYASHLASYRGKDDLLTVIPNDVDDLKRVFKEAEANNVFIETMFMEPVMGEGNPGMGVTPEFYAAARELTKAHGSLLLMDAIQAGLRTTGYLSIVDYPGFEGLEAPDMETYSKALNAGQYPLSVLAMNQRAAELYRKGIYGNTMTANPRALDVGTAMLGAITPAMRENIQAKGKEFVEKLEKLAGELDGRITGVQGTGLLFSCELASNYKCYGEGSTEEYMRMQGVGVIHGGANSLRFTPHFNITSDEVDMIVEAVRHALLEGPRAKEHAAA
- a CDS encoding TatD family hydrolase translates to MDLIDIGLNLTHDSFDSDREEMMAAASELGVRRCIITGTTVEASQQAEALAAARNDWFATAGIHPHHASELDGEALAALRALLASANVVAVGECGLDFFRNYSSREAQVNALEGQLSIAAETGKPLFLHQREAHRDLLDILRNEPAAMANGAVVHCFTDGPDELRDLLDLGMYVGITGWLCDERRGEALRQAARFLPLDRVMVETDAPYLLPRDLPEKPKGRRNEPRHLPHIVARLAEEMGQPVEAVAAATTRNAETLFRLP
- a CDS encoding DUF4389 domain-containing protein, which gives rise to MNDQIDTDELKENLKSQDTWLRLVFIVLYGAILWATSVVLGLVVVFQFLMMLFTRHTQESLVSFGASLAEFVRQIVAYLTFNTEEKPFPFGDWPAGNKPAAKKKAAAKKKTS